Below is a genomic region from Flexibacter flexilis DSM 6793.
AATGAAACTACAAGTCGAGATGGTGGTCTGGTCAAAACAGATACTTACTCTCATTTAGTTGAGTTTTTCCATGAATATGCTTTAAAACGCTTAGAGAATTATGTTGTAAATATTATTCAATGGGGCGATGAACGAATTAATAAAGAGACAGGAGAAGTGGAAAGACCAGAACTTTGGGCTAAAGACGTCAAGGTTCAAATACTTGAACTGATATCAGGATTTATTAATCTTAAAAATTATATAGATGTTCAATATAACAAGGACTTTCTAAGAATAATTGAAAGTAAACAGGAACAGAGTGTTGATAAGATTGTAAAAAACATTCGCCAAGCTGCAACAAAGTCTGGTAACCCTGAGGTAATTAGAGAGGCAAAGAAAATTGAGCAGGCGGTCATGGCTTCAAGAAGTGACACTAAAAAGGCTGAGGAAAAAGCTACTATTGCAGAAAATAAAGTAAAACAGGTTGAACAAAAACTTGAAGCTGTTACAAGTCAAAAAAATTTTTTGCAGTCTGAGATTGGCGATGATACAAAAAATTTAGAAAGTATTTTACACCACATTGGTTTAACAACACCATTGATTAAAACAGAAATTGAGAAACTTGTAAAGGCTGTAAACAATAACGCCTCAAAAGGTGAATTGGAAATAATCTTAAAAAGATTGAGCCGACACAATGAAAAAATAACCTCATTCTCTAAGTATTTCAAGAAAGTTAACTTCAGTATTCACGACACAAATTTGGCAACAGACATTGTTGGATTTACAAATGAATACATTGAAAATGTTTACAAAAAACGAGATGATTTGCGGATAAATCGAGAATTACTGAATGTAACAATAAACACCCCAAATGATTTTGAACATAAAATCAAATTTAATCCAATTGATATGGTAATTGTGTTAGATAATTTGATTAGCAATTCATCAAAACACGGAGCATTAAAAGTTGAATTAACTTGGAGTAACACGCCCAAAGGCTTTCAGTTATTATTCAAAGATGATGGCAAAGGAATTAAAGACGATATTTTAGATGATATCTTTGATTTTGGTTTTACAACATCAAGACATGGCTCGGGCATCGGACTTTACCACGTAAGAGAAATAATTGAAAAACTAAACGGAACAATAACTGTAAACAACAAAACAAGTAAAGGTGTTGAATTTATCATTTCCTTTAAAAATTGAAAGTATATGAAATTTGAATACAAAATATTGTGGATTGACAATGATTTACAGAGTTATAT
It encodes:
- a CDS encoding sensor histidine kinase, producing MVNSENFKISAALKDLIGKELITDELVAVFELVKNSFDANATKVDVIFENNNDPTKARIIIKDNGKGMNYSDLKNKWLFVAYSAKRTGKENDDYRDKIKSQRIFAGAKGVGRFSCDRLGKNLNLVSIKNEINTKIENLIVNWEDFENADEEEFINIKVSHSELATTSYNLTHGTVLEISGLRDNWDRNRILKLKKSLAKLINPGQENDSDEFDIQIIAKDEELKDKTEQNRFDIVNGFVKNLIFETLEIKTSNILVQIKNDVIETILQDRGDLIYHLKEKNPYPDLKNISVYLFQLNRTAKLNFKRMMGVHSVEYGSVFVYKNGFRVYPYGEEGEDLLLIDRRKQQGYSRYLGTRELIGRIEINGEQSGLNETTSRDGGLVKTDTYSHLVEFFHEYALKRLENYVVNIIQWGDERINKETGEVERPELWAKDVKVQILELISGFINLKNYIDVQYNKDFLRIIESKQEQSVDKIVKNIRQAATKSGNPEVIREAKKIEQAVMASRSDTKKAEEKATIAENKVKQVEQKLEAVTSQKNFLQSEIGDDTKNLESILHHIGLTTPLIKTEIEKLVKAVNNNASKGELEIILKRLSRHNEKITSFSKYFKKVNFSIHDTNLATDIVGFTNEYIENVYKKRDDLRINRELLNVTINTPNDFEHKIKFNPIDMVIVLDNLISNSSKHGALKVELTWSNTPKGFQLLFKDDGKGIKDDILDDIFDFGFTTSRHGSGIGLYHVREIIEKLNGTITVNNKTSKGVEFIISFKN